Genomic segment of Candidatus Saccharimonadales bacterium:
CGCGAAGGTCTCGTGCGCGAAGTGATCCGTCATGTACAAAGTGCCCGTAAATCAGCCGGACTTAGTGTGGATGATCGGATTATCCTAGGTCTTGAAACAGCCGACAACGAATTGCAAAAAGCGATTGAAGAACACCGCGATGTCATCGCAGCGGAAACGTTAGCGAACGGCGTGAAAGACGGCGAGCTTGAATATAAGACCGAAGTAAAAATAGAGGGTATGGTTTTGGTTGTATCTCTAGAAAAAACTGCTTAAAAAGAAAATCCCGGCCGGGACCCCGATACCGAAGTATCCAGAGTCCCGAACCGGGTCGACTGACTAGTGCTTCACCTTCGTACGCTGCTCGCGCCGCTCCATCTCGAGCTCGAGAAGGTCGGAGCGCTCGCGGCGGATCCGATCGGTGAGGTAGTCGGCCACCAGGATGCGGGCGAGTTGCTTCGGCAGGTCGGCGATGGCGCCGCCCCACACGAAGAAGACAACTCCCTCCCACGGTCCCGGGTTGTAGGCCTTGCGACCTGTGCTGGCCAGCTCGGCCAGCCACTGCTGCGGGTCGAATGGGGGAGCGCCGATGACAGGCAGGTTGCCCGTGACCTCGGGGTGATGACTGTAAGCCTTCACCGTCCACTCGATTCCGCTGTGGGTGCACCCGTGGAAGTTGATCCCACGGAGTGTCACCTCACGATTCTCCTCGACAAACGCGCAGGCGCGCGCGAATATCTCATCGAGAAGGGGGGTGTTTCCATTCATGGCACTCTCCTTTTCAGGACTCATTCCGGGTTGGAGTGAGAGTCGGGAGTGGTGCTGCCCGAGCTAAATGCCATAGTTTGCAAAACTACCAATGAGTGCTTATTTGCCAGATTATATATGTGTTCCAAACGTGATTTACAAGTAATACTTCACATATACAAAAGGCAGCACCAAGCATTATTATAACATTTTTATAGCATATAGCAATAAAAATTACACCTGAAAGCCAGGTATAATTGATTTTGTTTCAAAGATCTCGGTGTTTAATACCGATTTCCACCATAAAGGCGAAGAGCTCAAGCGCTGTTTCCTTGCTAGTAGCATAAGCTTCACAAGGCACTCGAACAGAAATATTGACTTTTTACCAATTTTATGCTAATCTAAAAGTAAATTATAAACAAAACAAAAAACATGAAATTTCACTTATTTCACTCACCAGTATCATTTAGTAGGGTTGACCCGCTCGGTAACGGTCTTAGCGAAGAGATAGAGGCAGAGCAACTTGAGGCTGAAGCTATTACACTTGAAGAGGGTCTCAACGAGGGAGAGATAGAGGCGTATTGGCAGTCGGTTCAGCAAGATATTCAAAAAGACCCCGAATGGTTTGATTTTACAAAAGAATAAACTATACTTTTTATAGTAATGCAATTATCTGACGAACAATTTGACCAGCTGATCACGCGTGCCATGGATGAGCTTCCTCAAGAATATATTCGTGGCCTTGAAAATGTGGCGATCGTATATGAAGATGAGCCAACCGAAGAGCAAAAAGTAAAAATGAAAATTGACCAGAACCATCTTTTGCTTGGTTTGTACGAAGGTATTCCGCTGACACAGCGTGGAAGTGGATATACTTTTGTATTACCGGATAAAATTACTCTGTTTAAGCATTCCATTCTTGCGGTCGTGCGAGATGAGGTTCAATTATTTGAGCAAGTAAAGCGAACGCTTTGGCACGAAATCGCCCACTACTATGGTCTAAGCCATAAGCGTATGGACGAGCTTCAGCAGCGCCAATAGTCTGACCCCTTGGGCCTATGGTATACTAGAATTAGTATGCTCTATATATAGAGTGTGAGGGAGTAAAAACGTGTGGCTAGCGAAAAGGCGTAAGATACGTCGGATAGGGATCATCGCAATGGGGTGGCTGTGTATGCTACAACCCTTCTTTTCGCTGCCTGCCTATGCGAGTACTATCCAACCTGGAGAGGTCGTTATTAATGAGCTAAGCACGCAGCCTGGGTGGGTGGAGCTTTATAATATGACAGAAACTCCCATCACACTGACTGGTTGGCGGCTTCAGTCAAAAACACAGACAGAAACAATAAATACGGTTCTTGCTTCGCATGGATTTGTAGTAGTAAACATCACACTCGAAACTTCTGGTGATATGATCCGGCTCTTTGACGAAGGAGAGATGCTTATAAATGAGGTAGCCTACAGCGAGGGAAGCACGCTTGAAGCGCCGGGAGCGCTTCAGAGCCTGGCTCGTCGGGTGGACGGAGGTGCGGTATGGGCGGTGGGCACTTCAACCAAAGGCTTCTCTAATAAGACTGATTTTCTTTCCCCTAGTGTTCCGGGCGGTGGGGCACCCAATGATACAGCAGAAACGACGCTGGATTTTGCCTTCTCATGGCAGCCGGCAAGTGATAATAGTGGGCCGGTAACATACGAGTTTCGTATGGCTACTAGCCCGGAGCTTTTGGGATCAGGCTTCTCATCTGGAGTAGACGGGACAAGTATTGCGTTTCGCAATAATATTGATGCTGGAGACGGCGAATGGTATTGGCAAGTGCGGGCAGTTGATCAATCGCAGAATTATAGCGATTGGAGCACCGTATGGCGTGTGCGAGTTGACACTAACGGACCCGGAATAACAATTGAACGACCTGGTATGACGGAGCTCTTTGGCGGCCCTATGGGTCAGACTATTCCTTTTCAGGCCTCGATCATTGGAGCTCGCGAAGAAACGCCATTTACTCTTGAGCTGGACGGGACTGATGTTACTCAGCAAGTTTCAAGCGCTTGGGATAATGAAGGGCGCTTGCATATAACAGGCTCATTTACGGCAGGGAACCTGAACGAGGGCATACATATATTAAAATTGCGGGCGATTGACGACGTGGGTAACCCCGGTGAGCAGGTGCTGTCGTTTGTGGTTGATAGATCGGCTCCGGAATTGTCAACCAACATAGGTGAAGGTGCGATAGTGGAGGGAAAGGTGCAGGTGACTTTAATGGCTCAAGAGGAGCACCCTGGGGAATATGACATAGCCATTGAGCATAGCGGAAAATCCGTAACCATGGACGCAAAGGACCAAAGTGATACGGCTGAAACAGAGAGCGGTTCGACCGTCCTTTCGTATCTATGGGATACAAAAACGGAAGAAGATGGAGTGTATGAGATACGTTTTCGTGGAGTGGATGCGGCAGGAAACGAAGCTTTTTTAACGCGGACAGTGACAGTGGATAATACACCTGGAGGAGGTTCGCTAGTCCTTTCGTCCCAAGCAATAGACCCATTGCTTGACCAATTAAGTAAACAACTTGCTCAACCTTTTGTGGTGCCTAAGCCGCTCGATCTTCCCTCTGTTGAAGTGGTAAATACGAGCGATCAATTGAGCAGTACAGCTCGAACAACCCCCGTATCGCTTCCCGCAACTGATCAGAACACAAAACTTACTGCCGTTGCTCCAACAGAGAGTGGCTGGCGTATCTTTGGAGTTTTGTGGTACTGGTGGTTTTTATTAATAGTGACCATTATCGTGACATTTTATAGAGCCCGTCGGGCAGTTCGTACTCCATTACCGGATAGCGTGTAGTACACTACGTATATGAATGTAACCAAAGCAATTATACCTGTGGCTGGCTGGGGGACGCGTCGGCTGCCAATTACCAAAGCTATTGAAAAATGTATGTTGCCTATAGGGAATATACCTGTGATTGATTTTGTCGTACAAGATTGTATGCGTGCGGGAATAAAAGATATCTACTTTGTAGTGAGCGGTGATGCGCCGCAACTTAAAAACTATTATGCACGCAATGAACAACTTGAGGTATATCTGCGAAAAAATGGGAAGGAGGCGATGCTGCCACAGATAACTCCACCTAGCGAGATAAACTTCCATTACATTACTCAAGATACTACTGATAAATACGGTACGACGGTGCCGGTATGGCTATGTAGAGAATTTATTGAACCAGAAGAGCAAGTGCTCGTGATAATGGGTGATCAATTCTTCTATCGTACTGACGGTGGTTCGAACGCCGCTGATTTGATAAGGCTCGTTGCCGAGAATAATCTTACCGTAGGACTTTTTGGCGTGCCTGTTCCAATTGAAGAAGTCCAGAAGTACGGGGTGATTGATAAGGATGAGAACAATTTTTATAAACGAATTGTTGAACACCCCACTCCAGAAACAGCACCAAGCAACCTCAACAATGCCAGCTTTTACCTATTTGATCGTGTAATGTTTGATTATTTGGAGCGTGACATGAACACCCTTCATACTGGTGAATATATGATCATTGATCCGATCAATGAATATGTCGCGGGTGGAAAGCAGATAATCGTGGGAGAGGCAAAGGGAGAGTATTTGGATGCCGGCAGTGTTGAGGGCTGGCTCCATGCCAATCAAGTTGTCCTTACGCAAAATAAATTCTAGGAGCTTTGCCCGGTATCATGTAGGATAACCGGGCAGCTCGTTTTTCTGCTACTGAACGTCGAGACGCGGGAGGCTAAGCCATTCACGCAGCTCGCCGAGCACCAGGATGATGTTGTTGCGATCGGCGTCGTCATCCCTCAGGAAGTACACGACCCAGCTGCGCACCCAGCAGTCGTACTCGCGGCTGTTCCTCGTGGCAGGAGGGACAAGCACGGGCCGATTGGTTTTCCACAGCTCTCGCATCTCCGAGAAGATATGGTGTCGCACTTGGGTCGGGTCAATCTTGATACCGGTTTTGAGCCAGTACTCCGCGATGTTGTTGAACCACCGGGCAGTGTCCTGGACGTGGGTGAGGTTGAGGTTGGCTGCTTCATCAAGCAGCTTTGCACGATCGGATAACTCCGACACAATAAACTCCGTCCTGTCTAGAAAAAAGAGCTTTTTTACAGTACCATCATGTTATTGAAGGATCAATACATAAGAGAAGAAATAAATTCTAAGGAACTTCGCCCGGTGTCCATGGAGGCACACCGGGCGAGCTCTGCCTACGCGGAGATCTGTTCGAGTTTGGGCAAGCCGAGATGCTCGCGGCATTCGTTCATGATGATGAAGGCGTGGCTTGACCACTTGCTGTAGTCGTCGTTCTTGGGATCGAGCAGATACATGATGCTGCTCATCACCCAGTTGACGTATTCCTCGTCGCAGTGCGCGCCGGGCGGCGTGAGGGACGGTGCGTAGAATGGGGTCGACCCCCACACCTCTTCCATGTTGCCCACGATGAACCTGCGGGCCCTTCGGTCCAGTTCCATTTCGTACCTCAGCCTCACCTGGACGGCCTTTTCGAACCAGGTCATGACGAGGCGGTAGTTCGCGACGACCAGGCTCTGCGCGGTGCGGAGAACCTCCTGCACCTCTTCTTGCTCTGCCACGATAATCACTCCGATCTCTAGTAGGAAAAAGAGCCTTACCACTATACCATAAATATACAAAGTAGTCAATAAATAAGAAATAATTTCAGGGAGCAACGCCCGACACTTCATGCATGCCGGGCGGGCTCTTGTTGTTTAACGCGGCAATTTGAGCGCTGGTAACCCCAGGAATTCCCGGCAATCGTTCATGGTCTGTTCGGCGTGAGAGATCCAGGCATCGTACTCATCGTTGTCGGGATGGATCAGGAACATGATGTGCCTCATGACCCATCTGAAGTAAGTTAGAAGATTGCGCAGATCATCCTCAGATGCATCGATGGAAGGAGCTCTGGCTGGGGTGGCGC
This window contains:
- a CDS encoding metallopeptidase family protein, which codes for MQLSDEQFDQLITRAMDELPQEYIRGLENVAIVYEDEPTEEQKVKMKIDQNHLLLGLYEGIPLTQRGSGYTFVLPDKITLFKHSILAVVRDEVQLFEQVKRTLWHEIAHYYGLSHKRMDELQQRQ
- a CDS encoding lamin tail domain-containing protein — translated: MLQPFFSLPAYASTIQPGEVVINELSTQPGWVELYNMTETPITLTGWRLQSKTQTETINTVLASHGFVVVNITLETSGDMIRLFDEGEMLINEVAYSEGSTLEAPGALQSLARRVDGGAVWAVGTSTKGFSNKTDFLSPSVPGGGAPNDTAETTLDFAFSWQPASDNSGPVTYEFRMATSPELLGSGFSSGVDGTSIAFRNNIDAGDGEWYWQVRAVDQSQNYSDWSTVWRVRVDTNGPGITIERPGMTELFGGPMGQTIPFQASIIGAREETPFTLELDGTDVTQQVSSAWDNEGRLHITGSFTAGNLNEGIHILKLRAIDDVGNPGEQVLSFVVDRSAPELSTNIGEGAIVEGKVQVTLMAQEEHPGEYDIAIEHSGKSVTMDAKDQSDTAETESGSTVLSYLWDTKTEEDGVYEIRFRGVDAAGNEAFLTRTVTVDNTPGGGSLVLSSQAIDPLLDQLSKQLAQPFVVPKPLDLPSVEVVNTSDQLSSTARTTPVSLPATDQNTKLTAVAPTESGWRIFGVLWYWWFLLIVTIIVTFYRARRAVRTPLPDSV
- a CDS encoding sugar phosphate nucleotidyltransferase: MNVTKAIIPVAGWGTRRLPITKAIEKCMLPIGNIPVIDFVVQDCMRAGIKDIYFVVSGDAPQLKNYYARNEQLEVYLRKNGKEAMLPQITPPSEINFHYITQDTTDKYGTTVPVWLCREFIEPEEQVLVIMGDQFFYRTDGGSNAADLIRLVAENNLTVGLFGVPVPIEEVQKYGVIDKDENNFYKRIVEHPTPETAPSNLNNASFYLFDRVMFDYLERDMNTLHTGEYMIIDPINEYVAGGKQIIVGEAKGEYLDAGSVEGWLHANQVVLTQNKF